The proteins below come from a single Athene noctua chromosome 6, bAthNoc1.hap1.1, whole genome shotgun sequence genomic window:
- the SPI1 gene encoding transcription factor PU.1 isoform X3 — protein MLQACKMEGFPLIPPPSEDMVPYESDLYRQPHDYYQYLNSDGESHGDHYWEYHPHHMHSEFETFGDNHFTELQSVQPPQLQQLYRHMEIEQMHVLDSAIPTTHIGLNHQYSSPPQPSSDEEDIERQSPPLEVSDGETDGVEPGPGIMHGETGSKKKIRLYQFLLDLLRSGDMKDSIWWVDKEKGTFQFSSKHKEALANRWGIQKGNRKKMTYQKMARALRNYGKTGEVKKVKKKLTYQFSGEVMGRGVTDRKHYPH, from the exons ATGTTGCAAGCTTGCAAAATGGAAGGATTTCCCCTCATTCCCCCT CCCTCTGAAGATATGGTACCCTATGAGTCAGACCTCTACCGACAGCCCCATGACTATTACCAATATCTCAACAGTGATGGAGAGAGTCATGGTG ATCATTACTGGGAATATCATCCACACCACATGCACAGTGAGTTTGAGACCTTTGGAGACAATCACTTCACAGAACTGCAGAGCGTACAGCCTCCCCAGCTGCAACAGCTCTACAGGCACATGGAGATTGAACAAATGCACGTCTTGGATTCTGCAATCCCAACCACACACATCGGACTCAACCATCAG TACTCATCTCCACCACAGCCCAGTTCTGATGAGGAAGACATAGAAAGGCAGAGCCCTCCATTGGAGGTGTCAGATGGGGAGACTGATGGTGTGGAGCCTGGGCCTGGAATTATGCATGGAGAAACAG GCAGCAAGAAGAAGATACGTCTGTATCAGTTCCTTCTGGACCTTCTTCGCAGTGGAGACATGAAGGACAGCATCTGGTGGGTGGACAAGGAAAAAGGTACTTTCCAGTTCTCCTCCAAACACAAAGAAGCATTGGCGAATCGCTGGGGCATCCAGAAAGGCAATCGCAAGAAAATGACCTACCAGAAGATGGCGCGGGCTTTGAGAAACTACGGCAAGACAGGGGAGGTCAAGAAAGTCAAGAAGAAGCTGACCTACCAGTTTAGTGGAGAGGTGATGGGAAGGGGGGTCACTGATAGGAAGCATTATCCTCACTGA
- the SPI1 gene encoding transcription factor PU.1 isoform X1, whose product MLQACKMEGFPLIPPPSEDMVPYESDLYRQPHDYYQYLNSDGESHGDHYWEYHPHHMHSEFETFGDNHFTELQSVQPPQLQQLYRHMEIEQMHVLDSAIPTTHIGLNHQVSYLPRMCLQYSSPPQPSSDEEDIERQSPPLEVSDGETDGVEPGPGIMHGETGSKKKIRLYQFLLDLLRSGDMKDSIWWVDKEKGTFQFSSKHKEALANRWGIQKGNRKKMTYQKMARALRNYGKTGEVKKVKKKLTYQFSGEVMGRGVTDRKHYPH is encoded by the exons ATGTTGCAAGCTTGCAAAATGGAAGGATTTCCCCTCATTCCCCCT CCCTCTGAAGATATGGTACCCTATGAGTCAGACCTCTACCGACAGCCCCATGACTATTACCAATATCTCAACAGTGATGGAGAGAGTCATGGTG ATCATTACTGGGAATATCATCCACACCACATGCACAGTGAGTTTGAGACCTTTGGAGACAATCACTTCACAGAACTGCAGAGCGTACAGCCTCCCCAGCTGCAACAGCTCTACAGGCACATGGAGATTGAACAAATGCACGTCTTGGATTCTGCAATCCCAACCACACACATCGGACTCAACCATCAG GTGTCCTATTTGCCCCGGATGTGCCTACAGTACTCATCTCCACCACAGCCCAGTTCTGATGAGGAAGACATAGAAAGGCAGAGCCCTCCATTGGAGGTGTCAGATGGGGAGACTGATGGTGTGGAGCCTGGGCCTGGAATTATGCATGGAGAAACAG GCAGCAAGAAGAAGATACGTCTGTATCAGTTCCTTCTGGACCTTCTTCGCAGTGGAGACATGAAGGACAGCATCTGGTGGGTGGACAAGGAAAAAGGTACTTTCCAGTTCTCCTCCAAACACAAAGAAGCATTGGCGAATCGCTGGGGCATCCAGAAAGGCAATCGCAAGAAAATGACCTACCAGAAGATGGCGCGGGCTTTGAGAAACTACGGCAAGACAGGGGAGGTCAAGAAAGTCAAGAAGAAGCTGACCTACCAGTTTAGTGGAGAGGTGATGGGAAGGGGGGTCACTGATAGGAAGCATTATCCTCACTGA
- the SPI1 gene encoding transcription factor PU.1 isoform X2, producing the protein MLQACKMEGFPLIPPQPSEDMVPYESDLYRQPHDYYQYLNSDGESHGDHYWEYHPHHMHSEFETFGDNHFTELQSVQPPQLQQLYRHMEIEQMHVLDSAIPTTHIGLNHQVSYLPRMCLQYSSPPQPSSDEEDIERQSPPLEVSDGETDGVEPGPGIMHGETGSKKKIRLYQFLLDLLRSGDMKDSIWWVDKEKGTFQFSSKHKEALANRWGIQKGNRKKMTYQKMARALRNYGKTGEVKKVKKKLTYQFSGEVMGRGVTDRKHYPH; encoded by the exons ATGTTGCAAGCTTGCAAAATGGAAGGATTTCCCCTCATTCCCCCT CAA CCCTCTGAAGATATGGTACCCTATGAGTCAGACCTCTACCGACAGCCCCATGACTATTACCAATATCTCAACAGTGATGGAGAGAGTCATGGTG ATCATTACTGGGAATATCATCCACACCACATGCACAGTGAGTTTGAGACCTTTGGAGACAATCACTTCACAGAACTGCAGAGCGTACAGCCTCCCCAGCTGCAACAGCTCTACAGGCACATGGAGATTGAACAAATGCACGTCTTGGATTCTGCAATCCCAACCACACACATCGGACTCAACCATCAG GTGTCCTATTTGCCCCGGATGTGCCTACAGTACTCATCTCCACCACAGCCCAGTTCTGATGAGGAAGACATAGAAAGGCAGAGCCCTCCATTGGAGGTGTCAGATGGGGAGACTGATGGTGTGGAGCCTGGGCCTGGAATTATGCATGGAGAAACAG GCAGCAAGAAGAAGATACGTCTGTATCAGTTCCTTCTGGACCTTCTTCGCAGTGGAGACATGAAGGACAGCATCTGGTGGGTGGACAAGGAAAAAGGTACTTTCCAGTTCTCCTCCAAACACAAAGAAGCATTGGCGAATCGCTGGGGCATCCAGAAAGGCAATCGCAAGAAAATGACCTACCAGAAGATGGCGCGGGCTTTGAGAAACTACGGCAAGACAGGGGAGGTCAAGAAAGTCAAGAAGAAGCTGACCTACCAGTTTAGTGGAGAGGTGATGGGAAGGGGGGTCACTGATAGGAAGCATTATCCTCACTGA
- the SPI1 gene encoding transcription factor PU.1 isoform X4 — MLQACKMEGFPLIPPPSEDMVPYESDLYRQPHDYYQYLNSDGESHGDHYWEYHPHHMHSEFETFGDNHFTELQSVQPPQLQQLYRHMEIEQMHVLDSAIPTTHIGLNHQPSSDEEDIERQSPPLEVSDGETDGVEPGPGIMHGETGSKKKIRLYQFLLDLLRSGDMKDSIWWVDKEKGTFQFSSKHKEALANRWGIQKGNRKKMTYQKMARALRNYGKTGEVKKVKKKLTYQFSGEVMGRGVTDRKHYPH; from the exons ATGTTGCAAGCTTGCAAAATGGAAGGATTTCCCCTCATTCCCCCT CCCTCTGAAGATATGGTACCCTATGAGTCAGACCTCTACCGACAGCCCCATGACTATTACCAATATCTCAACAGTGATGGAGAGAGTCATGGTG ATCATTACTGGGAATATCATCCACACCACATGCACAGTGAGTTTGAGACCTTTGGAGACAATCACTTCACAGAACTGCAGAGCGTACAGCCTCCCCAGCTGCAACAGCTCTACAGGCACATGGAGATTGAACAAATGCACGTCTTGGATTCTGCAATCCCAACCACACACATCGGACTCAACCATCAG CCCAGTTCTGATGAGGAAGACATAGAAAGGCAGAGCCCTCCATTGGAGGTGTCAGATGGGGAGACTGATGGTGTGGAGCCTGGGCCTGGAATTATGCATGGAGAAACAG GCAGCAAGAAGAAGATACGTCTGTATCAGTTCCTTCTGGACCTTCTTCGCAGTGGAGACATGAAGGACAGCATCTGGTGGGTGGACAAGGAAAAAGGTACTTTCCAGTTCTCCTCCAAACACAAAGAAGCATTGGCGAATCGCTGGGGCATCCAGAAAGGCAATCGCAAGAAAATGACCTACCAGAAGATGGCGCGGGCTTTGAGAAACTACGGCAAGACAGGGGAGGTCAAGAAAGTCAAGAAGAAGCTGACCTACCAGTTTAGTGGAGAGGTGATGGGAAGGGGGGTCACTGATAGGAAGCATTATCCTCACTGA